A stretch of Parvimonas micra DNA encodes these proteins:
- a CDS encoding metal ABC transporter solute-binding protein, Zn/Mn family: MNKRLKKIISIMMISCMFLVACSSSKDENNKEQKTTEQKENKKVIYTTFFPVTDLTKRIVGDKMEVKTIIKGNQEPHSFELKAGDMQEIIKADLIIYNGANMESFISAIEDTVKDKNKFLNLSQGLTLLESGDGLEEEHDHGDEKEDKHEHDKTNPHTWLSVKNAIIQLDTIYKKVSSIDPENEAYYKENLKKAQDEFRALDKKFETELSKVKSKQKYFVVSHAAFNYLANDYGLKQVAVTGISPEDEPSAKQLQKIADFVKKYKINTIFFEGKATPKVAETLAKNTNTKTDTLYTMENLTDEEIEMGYLKLMELNLNALVKSFNE, from the coding sequence ATGAATAAAAGATTGAAAAAAATTATTTCAATTATGATGATTAGCTGTATGTTTTTAGTTGCTTGTTCATCTAGTAAGGATGAAAATAATAAAGAGCAAAAAACTACAGAGCAAAAAGAAAATAAGAAAGTTATTTATACAACATTTTTTCCAGTAACAGATCTTACAAAGAGAATTGTTGGGGATAAAATGGAGGTTAAAACAATAATAAAAGGGAATCAAGAGCCTCATTCCTTTGAACTTAAAGCTGGAGATATGCAAGAAATTATAAAAGCAGACTTGATTATTTATAATGGTGCAAATATGGAGTCTTTTATTTCTGCTATTGAAGATACTGTTAAGGATAAAAATAAGTTCTTAAATCTATCACAAGGATTGACTTTGCTTGAAAGTGGAGATGGATTGGAAGAAGAACATGATCATGGTGATGAAAAAGAAGATAAACATGAGCATGATAAAACAAATCCACATACTTGGCTTAGCGTAAAAAATGCAATTATTCAACTTGATACTATTTATAAAAAAGTTTCTTCTATAGATCCTGAAAATGAAGCCTATTACAAAGAAAATCTAAAAAAAGCACAAGATGAATTTAGAGCTTTAGACAAAAAATTTGAAACAGAGCTTTCAAAGGTTAAGAGTAAACAAAAATATTTTGTTGTAAGTCATGCTGCTTTTAACTATTTAGCAAATGATTATGGCTTAAAACAAGTTGCAGTAACAGGTATATCACCGGAAGATGAACCATCAGCAAAGCAACTTCAAAAAATTGCAGACTTTGTTAAGAAATACAAGATAAATACAATTTTCTTTGAAGGAAAGGCAACTCCAAAAGTTGCTGAAACTCTTGCTAAAAACACAAATACAAAAACAGATACTTTATATACAATGGAAAATTTGACAGACGAAGAAATTGAAATGGGATATTTAAAATTAATGGAATTAAATTTAAATGCTTTGGTTAAATCTTTTAATGAATAG
- a CDS encoding ribonucleotide-diphosphate reductase subunit beta, producing the protein MELNKKALFNENGDIELSKRKMINGNTTNLNDFNNVKYTWTTEWYRNAMNNFWIPEEINLFQDLKDYKILDEYEKTAFDKVLSFLIFLDSIQTANLPYIGEYITANEINLCLTIQAYQEAIHSQSYGYMLDSICSPEERTNILYQWRDDEHLLARNKFIGDLYNEFQENKDPYSLVKTMVANYILEGVYFYSGFMFFYNLGRNGKMPGSVQEIRYINRDENTHLWLFKKMLLELQNEEPELFTEEKVAVYKDMIKTGVEQEIAWGKYVLGENIPGLTMQMVEDYIKYLGNLRSTALNFGKLYDGYDEEPESMKWVSEYSDPNAIKTDFFEAKPSAYSKSSVIDDDLDDL; encoded by the coding sequence ATGGAATTAAATAAAAAAGCTCTATTTAATGAAAATGGAGATATAGAATTGTCAAAAAGAAAAATGATAAATGGAAATACTACAAATTTAAATGATTTTAACAATGTAAAATATACTTGGACAACAGAATGGTACAGAAATGCCATGAATAATTTCTGGATTCCGGAAGAAATAAATTTATTTCAAGATTTAAAAGATTATAAAATATTAGATGAATATGAAAAAACTGCTTTTGATAAAGTTTTAAGTTTTCTAATATTTTTAGACAGTATTCAAACTGCAAATCTTCCATATATTGGAGAGTATATAACAGCAAATGAAATCAACCTTTGTCTTACTATCCAAGCTTATCAAGAAGCTATCCATTCACAAAGTTATGGATATATGTTAGATAGTATATGTTCTCCTGAAGAAAGAACAAATATTCTATATCAATGGAGAGATGACGAACATCTACTTGCAAGAAATAAATTCATTGGAGACTTATATAATGAGTTTCAAGAAAATAAAGATCCATACAGTCTAGTAAAGACAATGGTTGCAAATTATATTCTTGAAGGAGTTTACTTCTATTCAGGATTTATGTTCTTCTATAATTTAGGAAGAAATGGAAAAATGCCTGGATCTGTACAAGAAATCAGATATATAAATAGAGATGAAAATACACATCTTTGGTTATTCAAAAAAATGCTTTTAGAATTACAAAATGAAGAACCGGAATTATTTACAGAAGAAAAAGTTGCTGTATATAAAGATATGATTAAAACAGGTGTAGAACAAGAAATTGCTTGGGGAAAATACGTGTTGGGAGAAAATATTCCTGGACTTACAATGCAAATGGTTGAAGATTATATAAAATATCTTGGAAACTTAAGAAGTACTGCTTTAAACTTTGGTAAACTTTATGATGGTTATGATGAAGAACCAGAAAGTATGAAATGGGTTAGTGAGTATTCAGATCCAAATGCAATAAAGACAGATTTCTTTGAAGCAAAACCTTCAGCTTATTCAAAATCAAGTGTAATAGATGATGATTTAGATGATTTATAA
- a CDS encoding ribonucleoside-diphosphate reductase subunit alpha: MRIIKRDLSEVSFDISKIENAIYKAFISVGDEDKKVLSKQLAQEVFENILQNKDENSSISVEEIQDYVEKTLTKNNHYETLKSYILYREKRNSLRKELNSFREYIEDESLIEVLAKIQKDFSTEGYELDRLCRKFLSFVKPSSTLNEKVELLIKASSELTSKENPNWEYISARIYAYKIHKEISNYEKEWHIVDFKSKIQALTKANLYGEYILENYSSDDIDELEKYIDDSRDELFTYSSLDLVYKRYLICDSHKKVIETMQEMFMGIAMHLAIPEKDRVSFAKKVYDVLSNLKATVATPTMSNARKPFHQLSSCFIDTVPDTLKGIYRSIDNFAQVSKHGGGMGLYFGKVRASGSDIRGFKGVAGGVIRWIKLANDTAVAVDQLGVRQGSCAVYLDVWHRDIPEFLNLRTNNGDDRMKAHDVFPAICFPNLFWRLAKENINSNWYLFCPHEVKDVMGFCLEDFYGEEWEEKYRLCIKEPRLDKRVLTVKDLVKLILKSQVETGTPFIFNRDNANNANPNSHKGMIYSSNLCTEIMQNMKEILDVEDKILQIDGEDHVVTDVKAGDFVVCNLASLVLGNIDLKNDEEMEFVVSTMIRALDNVIDLNYYPTPFAKITNSKYRAIGLGTSGYHHALVKNKIMWQTEEHLEFMDKVYEKINYFAIKESSKIAEEKGSYKYFEGSEWQNGKYFEKREYNSKEWIELKEKVAKNGLRNAYLLAVAPTGSTSIIAGTTAGVDPVMMRYFLEEKKGSIIPRVAPDLTPETFWLYENAHEVDQTWSIKAGGVRQRHIDQGQSLNLYITTDYKMSQILNLLILSCEVGLKSIYYIRSKSLDIEECDSCSA; encoded by the coding sequence TTGAGGATTATAAAGAGAGATTTATCAGAGGTATCATTTGATATTTCTAAAATAGAAAATGCAATTTATAAAGCATTTATTAGTGTTGGTGATGAAGATAAAAAGGTACTTTCAAAACAATTGGCACAAGAGGTTTTTGAAAATATTTTACAAAATAAGGATGAAAATTCAAGTATAAGTGTTGAAGAAATTCAAGATTATGTTGAAAAAACTTTAACTAAGAATAATCATTATGAAACTTTAAAAAGCTATATTTTATATAGAGAAAAAAGAAATTCTTTAAGAAAGGAATTAAATTCTTTTAGAGAATATATTGAAGATGAATCTTTAATTGAAGTGCTTGCAAAAATTCAAAAAGATTTTTCAACAGAAGGTTATGAGCTTGACAGATTATGTAGAAAGTTCTTGTCTTTTGTTAAACCAAGTTCTACTTTGAACGAAAAAGTTGAGCTTTTAATAAAGGCATCTTCTGAATTGACTTCGAAAGAAAATCCAAATTGGGAATATATTTCTGCTAGAATTTATGCTTATAAAATTCATAAAGAGATTTCAAATTATGAGAAAGAATGGCATATTGTCGATTTTAAATCAAAGATACAAGCTTTGACAAAAGCTAATTTATATGGGGAATATATATTAGAAAACTATTCAAGTGATGATATTGATGAGCTTGAAAAGTATATAGATGACAGTAGAGATGAGTTATTTACTTATTCATCTTTAGATTTAGTATATAAGAGATATTTAATTTGTGATTCACATAAAAAAGTAATTGAAACAATGCAAGAAATGTTTATGGGTATTGCTATGCATCTCGCAATTCCTGAAAAAGATAGAGTTTCTTTTGCTAAAAAAGTTTATGACGTTCTTAGTAATTTAAAGGCAACTGTTGCAACTCCTACAATGTCAAATGCGAGAAAGCCATTCCATCAACTTTCTTCTTGTTTCATAGATACAGTTCCTGATACTTTAAAAGGAATTTATAGAAGTATAGATAATTTTGCTCAAGTTTCAAAACATGGTGGTGGAATGGGACTATATTTTGGAAAGGTTCGTGCAAGTGGTTCTGATATTCGTGGATTTAAAGGTGTTGCAGGTGGAGTTATCAGATGGATAAAACTTGCTAATGATACAGCAGTTGCAGTTGATCAACTAGGGGTTAGACAAGGCTCTTGTGCTGTTTATTTAGATGTTTGGCATAGAGATATTCCCGAGTTTTTAAATCTTAGAACTAATAATGGTGATGACAGAATGAAAGCTCATGATGTTTTCCCTGCAATTTGTTTCCCTAATTTATTCTGGCGTTTAGCAAAGGAAAATATAAATTCTAATTGGTATTTATTCTGTCCACATGAAGTAAAAGATGTAATGGGATTCTGCTTGGAAGATTTTTATGGAGAAGAGTGGGAAGAAAAATACAGACTTTGTATTAAAGAGCCAAGACTTGATAAAAGAGTTTTAACTGTAAAAGATTTAGTTAAATTAATTTTAAAGAGTCAAGTTGAAACTGGCACACCTTTTATTTTTAATAGAGATAATGCAAATAATGCAAATCCAAATTCACATAAGGGAATGATTTACTCTTCAAATCTTTGTACTGAAATAATGCAAAATATGAAAGAAATTTTAGATGTTGAAGATAAAATTTTACAAATAGATGGAGAAGATCATGTTGTAACTGATGTTAAAGCTGGAGATTTTGTAGTTTGTAATCTTGCAAGTTTAGTTCTTGGAAATATTGATCTAAAAAATGATGAAGAAATGGAATTTGTAGTTTCTACAATGATAAGAGCATTGGATAATGTAATTGATTTAAACTACTACCCAACACCTTTTGCTAAAATAACAAATTCAAAATATAGAGCAATTGGTCTTGGAACAAGTGGATATCATCATGCTCTTGTAAAAAATAAAATTATGTGGCAAACTGAAGAACATCTAGAATTTATGGATAAGGTTTATGAAAAAATAAATTATTTTGCTATTAAAGAAAGTTCAAAGATTGCCGAAGAAAAAGGAAGCTATAAATATTTTGAAGGTTCAGAATGGCAAAACGGAAAATATTTTGAAAAAAGAGAATATAATTCTAAAGAATGGATTGAACTTAAAGAAAAAGTTGCTAAAAACGGACTTAGAAATGCTTATCTTTTAGCTGTTGCTCCGACAGGTTCAACTTCTATTATCGCAGGAACTACAGCTGGAGTAGATCCTGTTATGATGAGATATTTCCTTGAAGAGAAAAAAGGTTCAATTATTCCGAGAGTTGCTCCTGATTTAACTCCTGAAACATTTTGGCTTTATGAAAATGCTCATGAAGTAGATCAAACTTGGTCTATAAAAGCTGGTGGAGTTAGACAAAGACATATTGATCAAGGACAAAGTTTAAATCTTTATATCACAACAGATTATAAGATGAGTCAAATTTTAAATCTTTTGATTTTATCTTGTGAAGTTGGTTTAAAGAGTATTTATTATATAAGAAGTAAGAGTTTAGATATTGAAGAATGCGATAGTTGTTCTGCATAG
- the trmB gene encoding tRNA (guanosine(46)-N7)-methyltransferase TrmB, with translation MRLRKKWWAVPEMKENAQVIFNAENLKGKWNEEFKNNNPINLELGCGKGKFISEIADINKDINYCILDLDTNAIVYATRKIRDLELLNVRAIPTNIEKIDEIFNENSISRIYINFCNPWPKKRHHKRRLTHPNFLAKYNKLLVEEGEIHFKTDDDDLFEASLEYFNENGFEVILITYDLANFEYPKNIETEYENKFKSLGIKIKFLIAKKK, from the coding sequence ATGAGACTTAGAAAAAAATGGTGGGCAGTTCCTGAAATGAAAGAAAATGCTCAAGTAATATTCAATGCAGAAAACTTAAAAGGAAAATGGAACGAAGAATTTAAAAATAACAATCCTATAAATCTTGAACTTGGTTGTGGAAAAGGAAAATTTATAAGCGAAATTGCTGATATTAACAAGGACATTAATTACTGTATATTGGACTTGGACACAAATGCAATTGTATATGCAACAAGAAAAATTAGGGATTTAGAATTGTTAAATGTTCGAGCAATTCCTACAAATATAGAAAAAATAGATGAGATATTTAACGAAAACTCTATATCTAGAATTTACATAAATTTCTGTAATCCTTGGCCAAAGAAAAGACATCATAAAAGAAGACTTACTCATCCTAATTTTTTAGCAAAATACAATAAATTACTTGTAGAAGAGGGAGAAATACATTTTAAAACTGATGATGATGATTTATTCGAAGCAAGTTTGGAATACTTTAATGAAAACGGATTTGAAGTAATACTAATTACATATGACTTAGCGAACTTTGAATATCCAAAAAACATAGAAACAGAATACGAAAATAAATTCAAATCATTAGGAATAAAAATAAAATTCTTAATAGCCAAGAAGAAATAA
- a CDS encoding HAD family hydrolase, producing the protein MKAILFDLDGTLLPLDEKLFVDIYFTELSKVFSDYNIDSKKLVETIWTATGDMIKNDGKKTNEEVFWDRFESVIDADVSNVKGLLADFYANQFFNKVKRSSTENSLAKVAVELAKKNRRKVILATNPVFPEDALVRLKWTGLDVDDFDYVTHYSNSSFSKPNPKYYLDLCEKFDVEPKDCLMIGNDEREDIFAASSIGMNCYLVTDNLNSAPDCEINCEKGSFEDLIEKLKTL; encoded by the coding sequence ATGAAAGCTATATTATTTGATTTGGATGGAACTTTGCTTCCTTTGGATGAAAAATTATTTGTTGATATTTATTTTACAGAATTGTCAAAAGTATTTTCTGATTATAATATTGATAGTAAAAAACTTGTTGAAACAATTTGGACTGCGACAGGTGATATGATTAAGAATGATGGAAAGAAGACTAATGAAGAAGTTTTTTGGGATAGGTTTGAAAGTGTCATAGATGCAGACGTATCAAATGTTAAGGGATTGTTAGCGGATTTTTATGCTAATCAATTTTTTAATAAGGTTAAGAGGTCTTCAACTGAAAATAGTTTGGCAAAGGTTGCTGTTGAACTTGCAAAGAAGAATAGGAGAAAGGTGATTCTTGCTACTAATCCAGTCTTTCCTGAGGATGCCTTAGTTAGATTGAAATGGACAGGACTTGATGTTGATGACTTTGATTATGTTACTCATTATAGTAATAGTTCTTTTTCAAAGCCAAACCCAAAGTATTATTTAGATTTATGTGAAAAATTTGATGTTGAGCCAAAGGACTGTTTAATGATTGGTAATGATGAAAGAGAGGATATTTTTGCTGCTAGTTCTATCGGAATGAATTGTTATTTGGTAACAGATAATCTTAATTCAGCTCCAGATTGTGAAATAAATTGTGAAAAGGGAAGTTTTGAAGACTTAATTGAAAAATTAAAAACTTTATAA
- a CDS encoding AbiH family protein yields MFKKYHENYYGNSLKKFKKQHNILVLVGNGFDISVLMKYKKGRMEGKTTSYSDFFDYITYFNLVDENNILYKKMKEDKEEGKKNWSDFENTISELDIKGNNSITEIESCIDKFQELFTRFLNELVDANTLLEVNKGVSNNNLAIQSFEKFLMDLQDIEDLKFIKGNWHYNLYYFLFFNFNYTSLLDNYIYLDKHQFDPHCYTEADRNYQLKYKLNCYYTTTSLSSYLIYDIIHPHGVQDIPRSILFGIDLENYDKGKSKEKRLVKSYWAQYDIKYKSYFTEAELFIIYGMSLGKTDAWWMDSIYEEILKRDVELIIYKHGNEDKEIVIELFFDCCVRHTNSSEDEKNKVKSNIHVVTFTENNTYFLGLEEK; encoded by the coding sequence ATGTTTAAAAAATATCATGAAAACTATTATGGAAATTCACTTAAAAAATTTAAAAAACAGCATAATATACTTGTATTGGTAGGAAATGGATTTGATATATCTGTATTAATGAAATACAAAAAAGGAAGAATGGAAGGAAAAACAACTAGTTATTCAGATTTTTTTGATTATATAACATATTTTAATTTGGTAGATGAAAATAATATATTATATAAAAAAATGAAGGAAGATAAAGAAGAAGGTAAAAAAAATTGGAGTGATTTTGAAAATACCATTAGTGAATTAGATATTAAAGGGAATAATAGTATTACTGAAATTGAAAGTTGCATTGATAAATTTCAGGAACTATTTACAAGATTCTTAAATGAATTAGTTGATGCTAATACTTTACTAGAAGTAAATAAAGGTGTGAGTAATAATAATCTTGCAATACAATCTTTCGAAAAATTTTTAATGGATTTGCAAGATATTGAGGACCTGAAATTTATAAAAGGTAATTGGCACTATAACTTATATTATTTTTTATTTTTTAATTTTAATTATACTTCACTCTTAGATAATTATATTTATTTAGATAAACATCAGTTCGATCCACATTGCTATACGGAAGCAGATAGAAATTATCAACTTAAATATAAATTGAATTGTTATTATACTACAACATCTTTATCATCATATCTAATATATGATATCATCCATCCTCATGGAGTTCAAGATATTCCTAGGTCAATTCTTTTTGGAATTGATTTGGAGAATTATGATAAAGGGAAATCTAAAGAAAAAAGATTAGTTAAATCTTACTGGGCTCAATATGATATTAAATATAAATCTTATTTTACAGAAGCGGAATTATTTATAATATATGGTATGTCATTAGGGAAGACAGATGCTTGGTGGATGGATAGTATATATGAAGAGATTTTAAAAAGGGATGTAGAATTAATAATTTACAAACATGGAAATGAAGACAAAGAAATTGTTATTGAATTATTTTTTGATTGTTGTGTAAGACATACTAATAGTTCCGAAGACGAAAAAAATAAAGTTAAGAGTAATATACATGTAGTTACTTTTACAGAAAATAATACTTATTTTTTAGGACTTGAAGAAAAGTAA
- the tkt gene encoding transketolase, producing the protein MEIKNLCINTMRTLSADAIQKAKSGHPGLPLGASPMAFTLFNDCMKISPKNPNWFDRDRFILSAGHGSMLLYSLLHLFDYGVSIEDIKNFRQIDSLTPGHPEYGHTAGIDATTGPLGQGVSMAVGMALAESHLASIFNTDDCKIVDHYTYSIVGDGCLMEGISNEASSLAGTLKLGKLIVLYDSNNITIEGDTSTAFGENVRARYEALGWDTYFVTDGNNINEIKEAIERAKLTDKPSLIEIKTKIGYGSTKEGSASAHGEPLGEDNIPTFKKNIGWECEESFYVPKEVKKYMKEVVEKKNTFVDDWEKLLGEYKVKYPEKYDLFRKFMKEEIDEEILNDPSIIEFDKDMASRESSGIVLNRFSKLLPNLFGGSADLGPSNKSTMKEFDYYSPENRSGKNIHFGVREHAMAAICNGISLHGGLLPYCATFFVFSDYLKPAVRLSALMNQGVIYVLTHDSIGVGEDGPTHEPIEHLAMFRSTPNVSMYRPCDAKETAYAWISALKNRKTPSCLALTRQKLTNLEETSAESLKGGYVLKDFGKDFEVIIIASGSEVGLAYKVCEKLLEENICTRLVSMPCMEEFEKQSKEYKERVLPNNIRKRVSIEALSTFGWGKYVGLDGISIGLDTFGASAPANLLFEKFGFTVDAVYDKIKKELF; encoded by the coding sequence ATGGAAATTAAGAATTTATGTATTAATACTATGAGAACATTAAGTGCTGATGCTATTCAAAAAGCAAAGTCAGGACATCCCGGACTTCCACTTGGAGCATCACCAATGGCATTTACTTTATTTAATGATTGTATGAAGATTTCTCCTAAAAATCCAAATTGGTTTGACAGAGATAGATTTATTTTATCAGCAGGACATGGTTCTATGCTTTTATATTCATTACTTCATCTATTCGATTATGGTGTTAGTATTGAAGATATAAAGAATTTTAGACAAATTGACAGTTTGACTCCGGGACATCCTGAATATGGACATACTGCAGGAATAGACGCTACAACAGGTCCACTTGGACAAGGTGTTTCAATGGCTGTTGGTATGGCATTAGCTGAAAGTCATTTAGCTTCAATTTTTAATACTGATGATTGTAAAATAGTAGATCACTATACTTACTCAATCGTTGGAGACGGTTGTCTTATGGAAGGTATCAGCAATGAAGCATCTTCACTTGCAGGTACATTAAAATTAGGAAAACTTATAGTTTTATACGATAGCAATAATATAACGATTGAAGGAGATACTTCAACTGCTTTTGGCGAAAATGTAAGAGCTAGATATGAAGCTCTAGGTTGGGATACTTATTTTGTTACAGATGGTAATAATATCAATGAAATTAAAGAAGCAATAGAAAGAGCAAAGCTAACTGATAAACCTTCATTAATAGAAATAAAGACAAAAATCGGATATGGTTCAACTAAAGAGGGAAGTGCTTCAGCACATGGAGAACCATTGGGAGAAGATAATATTCCAACATTTAAGAAAAATATTGGTTGGGAATGTGAAGAAAGTTTTTACGTTCCTAAAGAAGTTAAAAAATATATGAAAGAAGTAGTTGAAAAAAAGAATACTTTTGTTGATGATTGGGAAAAACTACTTGGAGAATACAAAGTTAAATATCCTGAAAAGTATGATTTATTCAGAAAATTTATGAAAGAAGAAATTGACGAAGAAATCTTAAATGACCCTTCGATTATTGAATTTGATAAGGATATGGCTTCAAGAGAATCAAGTGGAATTGTTCTTAACAGATTTTCTAAACTACTACCAAATCTTTTTGGAGGATCAGCAGACTTAGGACCATCAAATAAATCAACAATGAAAGAATTTGACTACTATTCACCTGAAAACAGAAGCGGTAAAAATATTCACTTTGGAGTAAGAGAACATGCAATGGCTGCAATCTGTAACGGGATTTCATTACATGGAGGACTTTTACCATATTGTGCAACATTCTTTGTTTTCAGTGATTATTTAAAACCTGCTGTAAGACTTTCTGCACTTATGAATCAAGGCGTTATCTATGTTTTAACTCATGATAGCATTGGAGTTGGAGAAGACGGACCTACTCATGAACCAATTGAACATTTGGCAATGTTCAGATCTACACCAAATGTTTCAATGTATAGACCTTGTGATGCAAAAGAAACAGCTTATGCCTGGATATCTGCATTAAAGAATAGAAAAACTCCAAGCTGTTTAGCACTTACAAGACAAAAATTGACTAATTTAGAAGAAACTTCAGCAGAATCTCTAAAAGGTGGATATGTCCTAAAAGACTTTGGGAAAGACTTTGAAGTGATTATTATTGCATCAGGTTCAGAAGTTGGCTTGGCTTACAAAGTTTGTGAAAAACTTTTAGAAGAAAATATTTGCACAAGACTTGTATCAATGCCATGTATGGAAGAATTTGAAAAGCAAAGTAAAGAATATAAAGAAAGAGTATTACCTAATAACATCAGAAAGAGAGTTAGCATAGAAGCTCTATCAACATTTGGCTGGGGTAAATATGTTGGATTAGATGGAATTTCAATAGGTCTTGATACATTTGGAGCATCAGCACCTGCAAATCTATTATTTGAAAAATTTGGATTTACAGTTGATGCAGTTTATGACAAAATAAAAAAAGAATTATTTTAA
- the dnaK gene encoding molecular chaperone DnaK, translated as MSKIIGIDLGTTNSAVAVMEGGEPTIIANVEGNRTTPSVVAFTKNGERLVGETAKRQAITNAGRTITSIKREMGTDYKVKIDDKEYSPEEISAMILQKIKSDVESYLGETVSEAVITVPAYFTDSQRQATKDAGKIAGLDVKRIINEPTAAALAYGMDKDTEQHKIMVFDLGGGTFDVSILEIGDGVFEVLATRGNNRLGGDDFDEVLMKYMISEFKKENGIDLSKDVTAMQRLKDAAEKAKKELSTTMTTNVNLPFITAVDGAPVHLNMDIKRAKFEELSSDLVDKTLVPVREALNDAGLTASEIDKVLLVGGSTRIPAVQEAVKKLIGKEPQKDINPDECVAIGAAIQGGVLTGEVKDLLLLDVTPLSLGIETMGGVMTRLIERNTTIPAKKSQIFSTAADGQTAVDIHVLQGEREFAHDNTTLGRFQLTGIPAAPRGVPQIEVTFDIDANGIVNVHAKDLGSGNEQKITITASTKLSEDEINKKVREAEQFAQEDKKKKEVVETKNNAESLIYQTEKTLKDLEGKISEDEKSAVNAKLEDLKSAITTDNVEDIKAKNDALTQEFYKISEKLYQNANPQGEGAEPKKDDVVDADYEVVDEDENK; from the coding sequence ATGTCAAAAATTATAGGTATTGATTTAGGAACAACAAACTCAGCAGTTGCTGTTATGGAAGGTGGAGAACCAACAATTATTGCAAACGTAGAAGGAAATAGAACTACTCCTTCAGTTGTTGCTTTTACAAAAAATGGAGAAAGATTAGTAGGAGAAACTGCAAAAAGACAAGCAATAACAAATGCAGGAAGAACTATAACTTCTATTAAGAGAGAAATGGGTACAGACTACAAAGTAAAAATCGATGATAAAGAATATAGCCCAGAAGAAATTTCAGCAATGATTTTACAAAAAATTAAATCAGATGTTGAAAGTTATTTAGGAGAAACTGTCTCAGAAGCTGTAATAACAGTTCCTGCTTACTTTACAGATAGCCAAAGACAAGCTACAAAAGACGCTGGAAAGATTGCTGGTTTAGATGTTAAGAGAATTATCAACGAACCAACAGCAGCAGCTTTGGCTTATGGAATGGATAAAGATACTGAACAACATAAAATAATGGTATTCGACCTTGGTGGTGGTACATTCGACGTTTCTATTTTGGAAATTGGAGATGGAGTTTTTGAAGTTTTAGCTACAAGAGGTAACAATAGACTTGGTGGAGATGATTTTGACGAAGTTTTAATGAAATATATGATTTCAGAATTCAAAAAAGAAAATGGTATTGACTTAAGTAAAGATGTAACAGCAATGCAAAGATTAAAAGATGCTGCAGAAAAAGCTAAAAAAGAACTTTCAACAACAATGACTACTAATGTGAACTTACCATTCATTACAGCTGTTGATGGAGCTCCAGTTCATTTAAATATGGACATTAAGAGAGCAAAATTTGAAGAACTATCTTCAGACTTAGTTGATAAAACTTTAGTTCCAGTTAGAGAAGCATTAAATGATGCGGGACTTACTGCATCTGAAATTGATAAAGTTCTTTTGGTTGGTGGTTCAACAAGAATTCCGGCAGTACAAGAAGCAGTTAAAAAATTAATCGGAAAAGAACCACAAAAAGATATTAACCCTGATGAATGTGTTGCCATTGGTGCTGCAATTCAAGGTGGTGTTTTAACAGGAGAAGTTAAAGATTTATTATTATTAGACGTAACTCCATTGTCATTAGGTATCGAAACAATGGGTGGTGTAATGACAAGATTAATCGAAAGAAATACAACTATTCCTGCAAAGAAGAGTCAAATATTCTCAACAGCTGCAGATGGACAAACAGCAGTAGATATCCATGTTTTACAAGGTGAAAGAGAATTTGCTCATGATAATACAACACTTGGAAGATTCCAATTAACAGGTATTCCAGCTGCTCCAAGAGGAGTTCCACAAATTGAAGTTACTTTTGATATTGATGCTAATGGTATTGTAAATGTTCATGCTAAAGATTTAGGATCAGGAAATGAACAAAAGATTACAATTACTGCATCAACAAAATTATCTGAAGATGAAATTAATAAGAAAGTTAGAGAAGCAGAACAATTTGCTCAAGAAGATAAGAAGAAAAAAGAAGTTGTAGAAACTAAAAATAATGCTGAATCCTTAATCTATCAAACTGAAAAAACTTTGAAAGATTTAGAAGGAAAAATCTCAGAAGATGAAAAATCTGCAGTTAATGCAAAATTAGAAGATTTAAAATCAGCAATAACAACTGACAATGTAGAAGACATTAAAGCAAAGAATGACGCTTTAACTCAAGAATTCTACAAAATTTCAGAAAAATTATATCAAAATGCTAACCCACAAGGAGAAGGAGCAGAACCAAAGAAAGATGATGTAGTTGATGCTGACTATGAAGTAGTTGATGAAGACGAAAATAAATAG